The Bacteroidales bacterium genome has a segment encoding these proteins:
- a CDS encoding RNase adapter RapZ → MQDHLQKIAAMYQSWSGEEATAIAPLSASGSYRQYYRLSSKTAQAVGAFFDSPEENKAFINLSRQFHKAGLNVPEIYAVADDQLSYLLQDLGDTTLFDIVSAHKQKNGFDEELIQIFRQIIDQLIRFQIIAGRDLDYSACYPSADFDTQAYMWDLNYFKYNFLKLAQIPYNEYHLEEDFRKLVQLLLSVESSYFVYRDFQTRNIMMHEGQLYFIDYQGGRRGPVHYDLVSLLFQARVGMPAAVREQLIDYYIAEAEKVAPRSVKDFRQHFYKFVLIRILQTLGAYGFRGLYEKKQHFIDSIPLAINNVKWLMDNNKIPAQLSELINCLRVIISREDLRAAEAPGLLVSINSFSYKRGIPPDTSGNGGGFVFDCRALPNPGREAKYRQLTGKDKEVSDYLEKSPEVAKFLNLAVDMVDLAIQNYTFRKFSHLQVNFGCTGGQHRSVYCAEKLAKQLQSNTQIRIALRHLEQE, encoded by the coding sequence GTGCAGGATCATTTACAAAAAATTGCCGCAATGTACCAAAGCTGGTCGGGCGAAGAAGCCACGGCCATCGCTCCATTGTCCGCCTCCGGGTCGTACCGGCAGTATTATCGGCTAAGCAGCAAAACAGCTCAGGCGGTTGGTGCTTTTTTCGATAGCCCCGAGGAGAACAAAGCTTTCATCAATTTGTCGAGGCAGTTTCACAAGGCCGGTCTCAACGTGCCCGAAATTTATGCTGTTGCCGACGACCAGCTTTCATATCTGCTGCAGGATCTTGGCGATACCACGCTGTTCGACATTGTCAGCGCGCACAAGCAAAAAAACGGCTTTGACGAGGAGTTGATACAAATCTTCCGGCAGATTATCGACCAACTAATCAGGTTTCAAATTATCGCCGGACGCGACCTGGATTATTCTGCATGTTATCCTTCAGCCGATTTCGACACGCAGGCCTACATGTGGGATTTGAATTATTTCAAATACAATTTCCTGAAGCTGGCGCAGATTCCTTACAACGAATACCATCTGGAGGAAGATTTCCGCAAGCTGGTTCAATTGCTGCTTTCGGTGGAGAGTTCTTATTTTGTCTATCGCGACTTCCAAACGCGCAACATTATGATGCACGAGGGGCAGCTTTATTTTATCGACTATCAGGGCGGCCGGCGCGGGCCTGTGCATTACGATCTGGTTTCGTTGCTTTTTCAGGCAAGGGTTGGCATGCCCGCTGCGGTGCGCGAACAACTCATCGATTATTATATCGCTGAAGCTGAAAAAGTGGCTCCGCGTAGCGTGAAAGATTTCAGGCAGCATTTTTATAAATTTGTTCTTATCAGAATTTTACAAACACTCGGAGCTTACGGTTTCAGGGGTTTGTACGAAAAAAAACAGCATTTTATCGACAGCATTCCGCTGGCCATCAACAACGTAAAATGGCTGATGGATAACAACAAAATTCCCGCTCAGCTCAGCGAACTTATTAATTGCCTGCGGGTGATCATCAGTCGCGAAGACCTGCGCGCTGCCGAAGCGCCCGGATTGCTGGTGTCCATCAACAGTTTTTCCTACAAGCGCGGAATCCCTCCGGATACTTCCGGCAATGGTGGTGGTTTTGTGTTCGATTGCCGCGCACTGCCCAACCCGGGTCGGGAAGCAAAATATCGCCAGCTTACCGGAAAAGACAAAGAGGTAAGCGATTATTTGGAAAAGAGTCCGGAGGTGGCGAAGTTTCTTAATCTTGCCGTGGACATGGTCGATTTAGCAATTCAAAATTATACCTTTCGTAAATTTAGTCACCTGCAGGTTAATTTCGGTTGCACCGGAGGACAGCATCGTTCGGTGTATTGCGCCGAAAAACTGGCGAAGCAATTACAGTCGAATACTCAGATACGCATCGCCCTGCGCCATCTTGAACAAGAATAA
- the ilvA gene encoding threonine ammonia-lyase gives MSQIPDFSDIIKAESTLRKIVKVTPLESSKSFSMMSGAKVFMKMENLQSTGSFKVRGAYNMVSSLSAEELSNGVVCASAGNHAQGVAYSATSLGIKSTVFMPVFAPPLKVMATRSYGAEVVLTGATFDDAFAAAMTFKEESGACFVHPFNHPDIIAGQGTIGLEIFKQLDDVQDVVVPIGGGGLISGIAIALKKFNPKIRIIGVEPEGAQSMKLSVDQGHVSSLASLHTIADGIAVKTPGDLTLECVQKYVDELVVVSDAEISHALYLMLQRAKILAEPSGVASMAAILSEKIDVKGRKVVPVISGGNINMGMLEQILEKGMMEEGLRVRIKVLTPDLAGELKQLITILDSIRANIYDINHERSITTVPVGFVLITLTFNLQSFDQLQTIREAFDEKNLQYEVMT, from the coding sequence ATGAGTCAAATACCTGATTTTTCGGATATTATAAAAGCAGAAAGCACGCTGCGCAAAATTGTAAAAGTTACTCCACTCGAATCGAGCAAGTCGTTTTCGATGATGTCTGGCGCCAAAGTATTTATGAAGATGGAGAATCTGCAGTCGACAGGCAGCTTCAAGGTGCGTGGTGCCTACAACATGGTGAGTTCGCTTAGTGCCGAAGAATTGAGCAATGGCGTGGTGTGCGCTTCGGCGGGCAATCACGCACAGGGCGTTGCTTACAGCGCTACAAGCTTGGGTATAAAATCCACCGTTTTTATGCCGGTGTTTGCTCCGCCACTCAAAGTGATGGCCACGCGCAGCTATGGCGCCGAAGTGGTTCTCACCGGTGCCACCTTCGACGACGCATTTGCTGCAGCCATGACTTTCAAGGAAGAGTCCGGCGCCTGTTTCGTTCATCCTTTCAACCACCCCGACATTATTGCCGGACAGGGAACCATTGGATTGGAAATTTTTAAACAACTCGACGACGTCCAGGATGTGGTGGTACCCATCGGTGGCGGCGGTCTTATCTCGGGAATAGCCATAGCCCTTAAGAAATTCAATCCTAAAATCCGGATCATCGGCGTAGAACCCGAAGGAGCCCAGTCGATGAAACTTTCGGTAGATCAAGGGCACGTGAGCAGCCTTGCCTCTCTGCACACCATCGCCGACGGAATAGCTGTAAAAACTCCCGGCGATCTCACCCTGGAGTGCGTGCAGAAATATGTTGATGAGCTGGTGGTGGTGAGCGATGCTGAAATATCCCACGCCCTTTATCTTATGCTGCAACGCGCCAAAATATTAGCCGAACCCTCGGGAGTAGCATCTATGGCAGCCATCCTTTCAGAGAAAATCGACGTGAAAGGCCGCAAAGTAGTTCCGGTTATAAGCGGCGGAAACATCAACATGGGCATGCTGGAGCAGATACTCGAAAAAGGGATGATGGAAGAAGGTTTGCGCGTGCGCATCAAAGTACTCACCCCCGACCTTGCCGGCGAGTTAAAGCAACTTATCACCATCCTCGACAGCATCCGCGCCAACATATACGATATCAACCACGAACGCTCCATCACTACGGTGCCCGTTGGTTTCGTACTCATTACGCTCACTTTTAACCTGCAAAGTTTCGACCAGTTGCAGACCATCCGTGAGGCATTTGACGAGAAGAATCTCCAATACGAAGTAATGACCTAA
- the aroB gene encoding 3-dehydroquinate synthase has protein sequence MSSASSNSFAAVKYLSDEPISNLRQHLPAQSVIITQQVIQQHYGQHWQGLPVILIGDGEQHKTLLTMHDIYQQLIDLDIDRSGMLVGVGGGIVCDIAGFAAATYLRGVACAFVPTTLLAQADASIGGKNGINFQGFKNMVGTFYQPRFILSDPATLQTLPPYELANGLAEVVKHALIADAAYFDFIEDNFREILNLDKDAIRHITLRSYQIKSDVVLRDEKEQNLRRILNFGHTYGHAIEKVAGISHGHAVSIGMAAALRLSLKHTSLSQNQYERIIRLLQNLNLPISTSADARQIVDALTADKKREGGEVHFVLLENIGQAVIKKIAVTELQNFMLSP, from the coding sequence ATGAGTAGCGCCAGTTCTAATTCTTTTGCTGCTGTCAAATACCTGTCGGACGAACCGATTTCTAACCTTCGACAGCACCTCCCGGCACAGTCGGTGATAATCACCCAGCAGGTAATTCAGCAGCACTATGGGCAGCACTGGCAGGGGCTTCCGGTAATTCTCATCGGCGACGGCGAGCAGCACAAAACGCTCCTTACTATGCACGACATCTATCAGCAACTGATCGATTTGGACATCGACCGCTCAGGCATGCTTGTGGGCGTGGGTGGCGGCATCGTTTGCGACATCGCCGGTTTTGCAGCTGCCACCTATTTGCGGGGTGTTGCCTGCGCTTTTGTTCCCACCACGCTGTTGGCTCAAGCTGATGCTTCCATTGGTGGCAAAAACGGCATAAATTTTCAGGGTTTTAAAAATATGGTCGGAACCTTTTATCAGCCACGATTTATCCTGAGCGATCCGGCGACATTGCAGACTCTGCCCCCCTATGAACTTGCCAACGGCCTCGCCGAAGTTGTGAAACATGCACTGATAGCTGATGCTGCTTATTTCGATTTTATCGAAGATAATTTCCGGGAAATTTTAAATTTAGATAAAGATGCTATCCGTCACATCACGCTGCGCTCTTACCAAATAAAAAGTGACGTGGTGCTGCGCGACGAGAAGGAACAAAACCTGCGGCGTATCCTCAACTTCGGGCACACGTATGGCCACGCCATCGAGAAGGTGGCAGGTATCAGCCATGGCCACGCCGTGAGCATTGGTATGGCAGCCGCGCTGCGACTTTCGTTAAAACATACTTCGCTTTCGCAAAATCAATATGAGCGCATCATCCGCCTGCTCCAAAATCTTAATTTACCCATCAGCACTTCTGCCGATGCCCGGCAAATCGTTGATGCGCTCACCGCCGACAAAAAGCGCGAGGGAGGGGAAGTTCATTTTGTGCTGTTGGAAAATATTGGTCAGGCAGTGATAAAAAAAATAGCAGTCACAGAACTTCAAAATTTTATGCTCTCACCATGA
- a CDS encoding T9SS type A sorting domain-containing protein, giving the protein MKKLLLILLLVGFITGVNGQTFVFEGFDEGTMPPAGWTIDEYAAKWSINNTSNAGGTAPEAMFTYIAQTGTTRLISPAVDLTGQQGVMLEFRHYLNNYIGSAYSIGVATQSGGGAWNTVLETNVIGNIGPELKSIMISNDDVGQSDFRFCFFVSGNLYNLEGYFIDDIWLNNPIDLDAGLLFINTPDFLSQPTEVSALVKNFGSNIITDLEMSYQIDGGNAITTSFTGLDLKFGESQEFVLDGMLNLTIGSYELQVNIVNVNGAPDMFPGNDMLQKDISVISYSVPHRVMLEEFTSSTCGPCATFNLHFVPWCNTHEDEITLVKYQMNWPLSGDPYYTPEGGTRRNQYGVTWVPWTTLDGAHADNMGVIDPMFQNALTDFGLVKVVGSHTLTGTVMDINVNLIPFTNIGNAQVYIVVFEYLTTQNALSNGETEFEHVMMKMVPNALGTPVNLEDRMPVSISEIVNLAGTHVEEWDDLGVAVIVQDLSSLYVYQSDYTVEDANYSTNAQLSEILMDGTLLEGFDPDTYEYIVTLAQGATEVPVITVQTESGDAIAIVLPTDVLPGTTAVEIFAEDGATKLTYTIQFDVDTRIADDAVQAVRIYPNPTNGRVFISGAKNATVTVYNSAGVAMAKYDQLTNGTIDMSRFDNGMYLLNIVIDSQTVLNKKITILK; this is encoded by the coding sequence ATGAAAAAACTACTCCTGATCCTCTTGCTTGTCGGTTTCATTACAGGTGTTAACGGGCAAACCTTTGTATTCGAAGGTTTCGACGAGGGCACCATGCCTCCAGCCGGATGGACTATTGATGAGTATGCAGCCAAATGGTCGATCAACAATACTTCAAACGCCGGTGGTACAGCGCCCGAAGCTATGTTCACATACATTGCTCAAACGGGGACCACACGCTTAATCAGTCCTGCCGTCGATCTCACCGGACAACAAGGTGTTATGCTCGAATTCCGGCATTACCTCAATAATTATATTGGATCTGCTTATAGCATCGGCGTAGCTACCCAGTCGGGCGGAGGTGCCTGGAATACAGTTCTGGAAACAAATGTTATCGGAAACATTGGCCCCGAGCTCAAGTCGATTATGATCAGCAATGACGATGTGGGACAATCCGACTTCCGGTTTTGCTTCTTTGTAAGCGGCAACTTGTACAATCTCGAGGGTTATTTCATCGACGACATCTGGCTTAACAACCCTATAGATTTGGATGCCGGCCTGCTCTTCATCAACACTCCCGACTTCCTCTCCCAACCCACGGAGGTCTCCGCGCTGGTTAAGAATTTTGGTTCTAATATCATTACAGATCTGGAAATGAGTTATCAGATTGATGGTGGCAATGCTATTACAACAAGCTTTACGGGATTGGATCTGAAGTTTGGCGAAAGCCAGGAATTCGTTCTCGACGGCATGCTCAATCTAACCATCGGCTCCTATGAGCTTCAGGTAAATATTGTAAATGTTAACGGTGCCCCGGATATGTTCCCCGGCAACGACATGTTACAAAAAGATATTAGTGTGATCAGCTATAGCGTTCCTCACCGGGTGATGCTCGAAGAATTCACCAGCTCCACCTGCGGACCGTGTGCAACTTTTAATCTTCATTTTGTGCCTTGGTGCAATACACACGAAGATGAGATTACTTTGGTAAAATACCAGATGAACTGGCCCTTAAGTGGCGACCCATATTATACGCCCGAAGGTGGCACACGTCGCAATCAATACGGTGTTACGTGGGTACCTTGGACCACCCTCGACGGCGCTCACGCCGACAACATGGGAGTAATTGATCCGATGTTCCAAAACGCACTTACCGATTTCGGCCTTGTAAAAGTGGTTGGCTCGCATACCCTTACCGGCACGGTGATGGACATTAATGTTAACCTGATTCCTTTTACCAACATCGGCAATGCGCAGGTGTACATCGTGGTATTTGAATATTTAACCACCCAAAATGCATTATCCAACGGAGAAACCGAATTTGAACATGTGATGATGAAGATGGTTCCAAACGCATTGGGTACCCCGGTGAACCTTGAAGACCGTATGCCGGTAAGCATCAGCGAAATTGTTAATCTGGCTGGCACCCACGTAGAAGAGTGGGACGACCTGGGCGTAGCCGTTATTGTTCAGGATTTGTCGTCACTGTACGTTTACCAGTCCGACTACACAGTCGAAGATGCCAACTACAGTACCAATGCACAGCTTTCCGAAATTTTGATGGATGGTACTCTACTCGAAGGTTTCGACCCGGATACCTATGAATACATCGTTACGCTGGCCCAAGGCGCTACCGAAGTACCCGTAATAACCGTACAAACTGAAAGCGGTGATGCAATTGCCATCGTACTTCCAACCGACGTTTTGCCCGGCACTACTGCTGTTGAAATATTTGCCGAAGATGGCGCCACCAAGCTCACTTACACCATCCAGTTCGACGTGGACACCCGCATTGCTGATGATGCTGTTCAGGCGGTACGCATCTATCCGAATCCAACAAACGGCAGAGTATTCATCAGCGGTGCCAAAAATGCCACCGTCACTGTTTACAATTCTGCAGGCGTGGCAATGGCCAAGTACGACCAGTTGACCAACGGCACCATCGACATGAGCCGATTCGACAATGGCATGTACCTGCTCAACATCGTCATCGACAGCCAGACGGTGCTCAATAAAAAGATTACTATTTTGAAATAA
- a CDS encoding nucleotidyltransferase family protein: MKAMIFAAGLGTRLGSFTQNTPKALVEVAGKPVLAYVVERLKRAGVTSIIINLHHFADKVKAYVAAENDFGIEIHFSDETAQLLDTGGGLLRARWFFDDGQPFVVHNVDVLSNVDIRAMLQHHVASQALATLFVQNRKSTRYLLFDKSMQLRGRHDTRNNEITRTDDGRQLLHPLAFNGIHIIDPAIFDLFAQSGAFSIIKTYLSLSGQHTIKGFHDDEAHYLDIGKPDTLQAAQQFIDVLSGKRKE; the protein is encoded by the coding sequence ATGAAGGCAATGATATTTGCTGCCGGCCTGGGTACACGGCTCGGCTCTTTTACTCAAAACACACCCAAAGCGCTCGTGGAAGTGGCGGGCAAACCTGTGTTGGCGTATGTTGTCGAACGTCTTAAGCGCGCCGGAGTTACCAGCATCATCATCAATCTGCATCATTTTGCTGATAAAGTAAAAGCCTATGTAGCTGCCGAAAACGATTTTGGTATTGAAATACATTTCTCCGACGAAACCGCTCAATTGCTCGACACCGGCGGCGGACTGCTGAGAGCACGATGGTTTTTCGACGACGGGCAGCCTTTCGTGGTTCACAATGTGGATGTGCTTTCCAATGTAGATATTCGGGCGATGTTACAACATCACGTCGCTAGCCAAGCTCTTGCCACACTTTTTGTTCAGAACCGTAAAAGCACGCGGTATCTTCTTTTTGATAAATCGATGCAGCTTCGGGGCCGCCACGATACCCGGAACAACGAAATTACACGCACCGACGATGGGCGCCAGCTTTTGCATCCATTGGCTTTTAATGGTATCCATATTATTGATCCTGCTATTTTTGATCTTTTCGCGCAAAGCGGTGCCTTTTCTATCATCAAAACTTATCTCTCCCTTTCCGGGCAGCACACTATCAAAGGATTCCATGACGATGAGGCGCACTATCTCGACATCGGAAAACCGGACACCCTTCAGGCTGCACAGCAGTTCATCGATGTGCTTAGCGGAAAACGAAAAGAGTAA
- a CDS encoding FKBP-type peptidyl-prolyl cis-trans isomerase: MKMNMMMKHWLPLMIILAATSLLLSGCKKNDSDEKQAQIDEQVIQDYLAENNITAERHASGIYYKITVLGTGEHPTRNSTVEVFYKGYLTNGNIFDQTTIGPFISPLANLIEGWKIAIPLLLKGGSGTFFIPSALGYPKGAPNIPPHSVLIFEIDLVSVK; encoded by the coding sequence ATGAAAATGAATATGATGATGAAACACTGGCTGCCGCTAATGATAATTCTGGCAGCAACTTCTTTATTACTTAGCGGCTGCAAAAAAAATGACTCCGACGAAAAGCAGGCGCAGATCGACGAACAGGTCATTCAGGATTATCTTGCCGAAAACAACATCACCGCCGAGCGACATGCCTCGGGCATTTATTACAAGATCACCGTCCTTGGTACCGGCGAGCATCCGACCCGCAACTCGACGGTAGAGGTTTTTTACAAAGGCTATCTTACCAATGGCAACATCTTCGACCAGACCACCATTGGACCGTTTATTTCCCCACTTGCAAATCTCATCGAAGGCTGGAAAATAGCTATTCCACTTTTACTGAAAGGAGGCTCGGGTACTTTTTTTATCCCTTCAGCGTTGGGTTACCCCAAAGGTGCACCCAATATACCTCCCCACTCTGTACTGATATTCGAGATCGATCTGGTATCGGTGAAATAG
- a CDS encoding NAD(P) transhydrogenase subunit alpha — MNEIFIFFYSYREAIFIIALSVFLGIEVISNVPSVLHTPLMSGANAISGVIIIGGIILVGHTDVTKFSLELVLGVLAVFFGILNVAGGFAVTDRMLEMFKKKK, encoded by the coding sequence ATGAACGAGATATTCATCTTTTTTTATTCATACCGCGAGGCGATTTTTATCATTGCACTTTCGGTGTTTCTTGGCATCGAGGTTATCAGCAACGTACCGTCGGTTCTTCACACACCCCTTATGTCGGGTGCCAATGCCATCAGCGGCGTCATCATCATCGGAGGGATTATCCTGGTAGGCCATACCGATGTTACAAAGTTTTCGCTGGAGCTGGTGCTCGGTGTTTTGGCCGTATTTTTTGGCATCTTAAACGTGGCGGGCGGCTTTGCCGTTACCGACCGAATGCTGGAGATGTTTAAAAAAAAGAAATAA
- a CDS encoding NAD(P)(+) transhydrogenase (Re/Si-specific) subunit beta gives MDQILQTFSGVNFAIGDAILEFSYLLSAIFFVVGLKLLSHPRTARNGNFYAGGAMVLAMITTLFLHRNPDGDTIGWTSMLVIIVTIAVGSVVGIVISKRVKMTAMPELVSFFNATGGAASALVGLLEFGNPQNESLLVTLLGLIIGSIAFSGSLIAYGKLAGKIGNINAQVMKWVNMLVLAALVGATIYILMQPNPQQYAWLVYLLFAASILYGVMFVLPIGGADMPVVISLLNSLTGVAAAMAGFIYNNLAMILGGIFVGAAGSILTILMTKAMNRSLLNVIIGGFGAKAAGAAGLETGSIKEMSMSDAAVLLSYSKSVVVVPGYGLAVAQAQHTIHELEKVLEEKGVQVRYGIHPVAGRMPGHMNVLLAEADVSYEKLIEMDEINKDMPNTDVVIVVGANDVVNPAANETPGSPIYGMPIINAAQSKNVIVMKRGMGKGYAGIENPLFFKDNTRMLFGNAKDTLAKLTSEINSL, from the coding sequence ATGGATCAGATATTACAAACATTCAGCGGCGTCAATTTTGCCATAGGCGATGCCATCCTCGAATTCAGCTACCTGCTCTCAGCCATATTTTTTGTAGTCGGCCTTAAACTACTTAGCCACCCGCGCACGGCACGCAATGGAAACTTTTATGCAGGCGGCGCCATGGTGCTGGCCATGATTACTACCTTGTTTCTGCACCGAAATCCCGATGGAGACACCATTGGTTGGACGAGCATGCTCGTTATTATCGTTACCATTGCTGTGGGCAGCGTGGTGGGAATAGTTATTTCCAAACGCGTGAAGATGACCGCCATGCCGGAGTTGGTTTCATTTTTTAATGCTACCGGTGGTGCAGCTTCCGCACTGGTGGGTTTGCTCGAATTTGGCAATCCACAAAACGAATCCCTGCTCGTAACTTTGCTGGGGCTGATAATAGGTTCCATTGCTTTCAGCGGCAGCCTTATCGCTTATGGCAAGCTGGCCGGAAAGATTGGAAACATCAACGCCCAAGTGATGAAATGGGTGAACATGCTGGTGCTTGCCGCTCTGGTGGGAGCCACCATTTACATACTGATGCAGCCGAACCCACAGCAGTACGCCTGGCTGGTTTATCTGCTCTTTGCCGCTTCCATTCTTTACGGAGTCATGTTCGTGTTGCCCATTGGTGGCGCCGACATGCCGGTGGTTATTTCGCTGCTCAACTCGCTTACGGGTGTTGCTGCAGCCATGGCAGGTTTTATTTATAATAACCTGGCAATGATTCTGGGAGGTATTTTTGTTGGCGCAGCCGGCAGCATCCTCACCATACTGATGACAAAAGCAATGAACCGATCGCTGCTCAACGTGATTATCGGGGGTTTTGGTGCCAAAGCCGCCGGAGCAGCAGGCCTCGAAACGGGTAGCATCAAAGAGATGTCGATGAGCGATGCTGCTGTATTACTTTCATATTCCAAATCGGTGGTGGTAGTGCCAGGATATGGACTGGCTGTGGCACAGGCGCAACACACCATCCATGAGCTCGAAAAGGTGCTTGAGGAAAAAGGCGTGCAGGTACGTTATGGCATCCATCCGGTGGCAGGACGTATGCCCGGCCACATGAACGTATTGCTGGCCGAAGCCGATGTTTCCTACGAAAAGCTGATTGAAATGGACGAGATCAACAAGGATATGCCCAACACCGATGTGGTGATTGTAGTAGGTGCTAATGACGTGGTAAACCCGGCAGCCAACGAAACGCCCGGTAGCCCCATCTATGGTATGCCCATAATAAATGCTGCCCAATCTAAAAACGTGATCGTGATGAAGCGCGGCATGGGCAAAGGATACGCCGGCATCGAAAACCCATTGTTTTTTAAAGACAACACCCGGATGCTCTTCGGTAACGCAAAAGACACACTTGCTAAACTTACCAGCGAGATAAATTCGTTGTAA
- a CDS encoding Re/Si-specific NAD(P)(+) transhydrogenase subunit alpha, producing MNIGILTEISPEQRVALLPEAVKLLTENSNQIFVEKGAGLHAFASDEDYEAAGAKVVSRDELLKQTVLLLAINPPAAEDIKKLKPGHVVVNTMQPLTNTTMVANFREAGLTCFSLDTIPRISRAQAMDVLSSMATVAGYRAVLEAAMNLPVFFPMFMSAAGTIRPAKLLILGAGVAGLQAVATARKLGAVVEVFDVRAAVKEEVKSLGAKFVEVEGAVDDATAGGYAVEQTEEFKARQTQLIQDHAKKSDVIICTAQIPGRKAPILIKKETVEQMKPGSIIIDLAASSGGNCELTQDNKTVVEHGVKIIGNSNYASSMPIDASRMYGKNLVNFLALIIDKEGNLNLNFEDEVVQGACITHNHQIINQRVKSIIEPQKESKL from the coding sequence ATGAACATAGGCATCCTCACTGAAATTTCACCCGAACAGCGTGTTGCATTGCTGCCCGAGGCTGTAAAGTTACTTACAGAAAATTCTAATCAAATCTTTGTCGAAAAAGGTGCAGGCCTTCATGCTTTTGCCAGCGACGAAGACTACGAAGCTGCCGGAGCTAAGGTAGTGTCGCGCGATGAGCTGCTAAAACAGACCGTGCTGCTACTGGCCATCAACCCGCCTGCAGCCGAAGACATAAAGAAGCTCAAGCCCGGTCATGTGGTGGTAAATACGATGCAGCCACTCACCAACACTACCATGGTGGCAAATTTTCGCGAAGCAGGTCTAACGTGTTTTAGCCTAGACACCATCCCACGAATCTCCAGAGCACAAGCCATGGACGTGCTTTCGTCGATGGCCACTGTAGCTGGCTATCGCGCAGTGCTTGAAGCAGCCATGAATTTGCCGGTATTTTTCCCGATGTTTATGTCGGCAGCCGGAACCATCCGACCTGCCAAATTATTGATACTGGGAGCCGGGGTAGCCGGGCTGCAGGCAGTTGCCACAGCACGGAAACTTGGCGCAGTAGTAGAAGTTTTTGATGTACGCGCTGCCGTAAAAGAAGAGGTGAAAAGTCTGGGTGCTAAATTTGTTGAAGTGGAAGGCGCTGTGGATGATGCCACTGCCGGCGGATATGCAGTGGAACAAACCGAAGAGTTTAAAGCGCGGCAAACCCAATTGATACAGGATCATGCCAAAAAATCGGATGTGATCATCTGCACCGCACAGATTCCTGGTCGTAAAGCTCCGATTCTTATAAAAAAAGAGACAGTGGAGCAAATGAAGCCCGGCTCAATAATCATCGATCTGGCGGCTTCTTCGGGTGGCAACTGCGAGCTGACACAAGACAATAAAACCGTGGTGGAGCATGGTGTGAAAATCATTGGAAATTCTAACTACGCCTCCTCCATGCCCATCGACGCCAGCCGCATGTATGGCAAAAACCTAGTGAATTTCCTGGCATTGATCATCGATAAAGAAGGGAATCTAAACCTCAACTTCGAAGATGAAGTGGTGCAGGGAGCTTGCATCACCCACAACCATCAGATCATCAATCAACGGGTAAAATCTATTATCGAACCACAAAAAGAATCAAAACTCTAA